The following DNA comes from Vicinamibacteria bacterium.
CGCGAGGAAGCGGTCGCCCCACTTCGCCATTTCCGAGAGTCCCGCCTTCGTCGGCCCTGCCGTGGCGGCCCTCGCATGGATCCGAACGAGTCGCGCCGGAACGGTAAGTCGCTCTCCAGTGGGCAGCTCGCAAAGAAGCTACGGCTTCACCGATCTCGACGGGAGCCAGCCCGACGCCTGCGCACGCGAAAATCGTGCCCGCCCAACTGGCTAGGCTTCGTAGCTGGGATAGCTTTAGAGAAAGGCTCGAGGCGATTCTTCCGAGCGTGCGAGTCGTCGGTCCCGTGGGAGCGCCCGTTGGATTCTGCGTCGTGAAGGGCGACGAGCTCTATCAACTCTACGTCTCGGCGCAATCACGCGGCGCGGGAGTCGCGGCGGCGCTGATTGCCGATGCCGAGGCTCGGCTCGTCGAAGACGGCGTGGAAAGGGCATGGCTCGCATGTGCCATCGGAAACGAGCGAGCGGCCAGATTCTATGAGAAATCCGGGTGGCATCGAGTGGGGACCATGATGAACCATCCTGGAGACGCTGAACGGAATCTTTCCGCTCGAGGTCTGGCGTTATGAAAAATGGTTCTCCTGACATTTCTGGGGATCAGATCGGGGTGACGGGATGGCCTATGGACGCGGCCGCGATTGTGGAAAACGCTTCGAATCATCGGTGAGCGAGCCAGTTAGGGCTCGGTCAGGAGCTGGTAGAACCCGACTCGTGGCGTTTCCCACAACGA
Coding sequences within:
- a CDS encoding GNAT family N-acetyltransferase, whose protein sequence is MRVVGPVGAPVGFCVVKGDELYQLYVSAQSRGAGVAAALIADAEARLVEDGVERAWLACAIGNERAARFYEKSGWHRVGTMMNHPGDAERNLSARGLAL